The Methanococcoides methylutens MM1 genome has a window encoding:
- a CDS encoding site-2 protease family protein, which produces MDKDQADPGHLDEAQIEASIMELYQNVHPLFKAYEVGYSDGDIHFYGVPLVDRRSIHNALWGLFAAKGYRLEIRSELGEDVLIASPIKQVPERIWINVILAIATVFTTMFAGAMMFGVDIFSNPGDFWKGLPFTLAIMFVLGSHEMGHYLAAKKHGLRTSLPYFIPFPSFIGTMGAVIKHRGIIPNRRALFDVAVAGPIVGIVASVIVTFIGLSLPPVEFSGDPGTIMIDIQTPLLFDAISWVMGSTPEMMHPVAFAGWVGMLVTVLNLLPSGQLDGGHMMRAMLGENARKVSLIMPLVLGSIAMYVIYVMEQNGGIWLFWSFFLLLFALAGHPKPLNDEIMLDNRRMALGILTFVLGIMCFTLVPLTLVVN; this is translated from the coding sequence ATGGACAAAGACCAGGCAGATCCCGGCCATCTGGACGAGGCGCAAATAGAAGCTTCTATCATGGAACTCTATCAAAATGTCCATCCCCTTTTCAAAGCCTATGAGGTGGGATATTCAGATGGTGATATTCATTTTTACGGTGTCCCTTTAGTGGACAGGAGATCGATCCACAATGCACTCTGGGGATTGTTTGCGGCAAAAGGCTACCGTCTTGAAATAAGGTCCGAACTTGGCGAGGACGTGCTGATCGCTTCTCCGATAAAGCAGGTTCCTGAACGTATCTGGATCAATGTAATACTGGCAATCGCCACTGTCTTCACGACCATGTTCGCCGGTGCGATGATGTTCGGGGTGGATATATTCAGCAACCCCGGAGATTTCTGGAAAGGCCTGCCCTTCACCCTTGCGATCATGTTCGTACTGGGCTCTCATGAGATGGGTCACTATCTGGCTGCAAAGAAACATGGCCTTCGGACCTCGCTTCCGTATTTCATTCCTTTCCCAAGTTTTATCGGTACCATGGGTGCCGTGATAAAGCACAGGGGTATCATCCCTAATCGCAGGGCACTGTTCGATGTGGCAGTTGCAGGGCCGATAGTGGGTATTGTGGCATCTGTGATCGTGACCTTTATAGGCCTCTCGCTGCCTCCGGTAGAGTTTAGCGGTGATCCCGGAACGATCATGATCGATATTCAGACCCCTCTTTTGTTCGATGCGATCTCCTGGGTTATGGGCAGCACCCCGGAAATGATGCATCCGGTGGCATTTGCAGGATGGGTTGGCATGCTGGTGACCGTACTGAATCTCCTGCCTTCCGGACAACTTGATGGTGGCCACATGATGCGTGCCATGCTGGGTGAGAATGCCAGGAAAGTGTCCCTCATCATGCCTTTAGTACTGGGCAGTATTGCGATGTATGTGATCTACGTCATGGAACAGAACGGAGGCATCTGGCTTTTCTGGTCATTTTTCCTATTGCTGTTTGCTCTGGCAGGCCATCCAAAACCCTTAAATGATGAAATAATGCTTGACAACAGGAGGATGGCACTCGGGATTCTCACTTTTGTGCTGGGGATCATGTGTTTCACACTGGTGCCGCTGACTCTGGTCGTAAACTGA
- a CDS encoding DUF126 domain-containing protein: MVAIKIKCRTIARGVAEGEVLLSSDALSFLGNVDPKSGIVVDPSHAIEGKCIKDKVLVFPHGKGSTVGSYVIYQLKKNNVAPAAMINLDSEPIVAVGAIISGIPLVDRLEEDPYEVLSDGDHVKVDSSNGYIEIPEK; the protein is encoded by the coding sequence GTGGTGGCAATTAAGATCAAATGCCGTACTATTGCAAGGGGTGTTGCAGAAGGCGAAGTACTCCTTTCATCCGATGCTCTCTCATTTTTAGGCAATGTTGATCCGAAGAGCGGTATCGTTGTAGATCCTTCACATGCCATTGAGGGCAAGTGCATCAAGGACAAGGTGCTGGTGTTCCCTCACGGGAAAGGCTCCACTGTGGGTTCCTATGTGATCTACCAGTTGAAAAAGAACAACGTTGCACCCGCAGCCATGATCAACCTCGATTCCGAACCTATAGTCGCAGTTGGTGCCATCATATCAGGTATTCCTCTGGTGGACAGGCTGGAAGAGGACCCGTATGAGGTCCTTTCAGATGGCGATCATGTAAAGGTCGACAGCAGCAACGGATACATCGAGATCCCTGAAAAGTAA
- a CDS encoding aconitase X catalytic domain-containing protein yields MYLTKEEERTLNGEDGETLQKAMEILVALGDIYGADSLIPVKSAQIAGVSYKTIGDAGLEWISDLNGKVKVPSILNPAGMDMQRWQDMGIEPDFAEKQVEVIKAYESLGIRSMCTCTPYYLEGFSATYGDHLAWSESSAVSYANSVIGARTNREGGPSALSAALVGKTANYGYHLDENRVPTVSVTIECELSGSDYGALGYLAGKDVGNRVPIFYMASTPSPDNLKALGAAMAASGAVALYHIEDITPEAQKVGFENPAENIVIERSQIDEVYEEIIGGNDDLECDIAAVGCPHCSADELENIARLLESKSIEKELWVCTSREVAEKNAELVKQIEQSGAKVLCDTCMVVSPATEGHNCMMVNSGKALAYVPGMCKVAAKIGSLEECINKVGGGN; encoded by the coding sequence ATGTATCTTACAAAAGAAGAAGAGCGCACCCTGAACGGTGAGGATGGGGAGACGCTGCAGAAGGCAATGGAGATCCTTGTCGCACTTGGTGACATCTATGGTGCAGACAGCCTGATCCCCGTCAAGAGCGCACAGATCGCAGGGGTTTCCTATAAGACAATAGGGGATGCAGGACTTGAATGGATATCTGACCTTAACGGCAAGGTGAAAGTACCTTCCATCCTGAACCCTGCGGGTATGGACATGCAGCGCTGGCAGGACATGGGCATCGAGCCGGATTTTGCTGAGAAGCAGGTAGAAGTGATCAAGGCATATGAAAGCCTTGGCATCCGTTCCATGTGCACCTGCACACCTTATTATCTTGAAGGGTTTTCAGCCACTTACGGCGATCACCTTGCCTGGAGCGAATCATCAGCTGTTTCCTATGCGAATTCAGTGATAGGGGCACGCACCAATCGTGAAGGAGGTCCTTCCGCACTTTCTGCAGCACTCGTGGGTAAGACTGCGAACTATGGTTACCATCTTGACGAGAACCGAGTTCCTACGGTTTCCGTGACCATTGAGTGCGAGCTTTCAGGCTCAGATTACGGTGCACTGGGCTATCTTGCAGGAAAGGATGTGGGCAACAGGGTCCCTATCTTCTACATGGCCTCAACCCCGTCACCTGACAACCTTAAAGCACTGGGTGCGGCAATGGCAGCATCCGGGGCAGTCGCATTGTATCACATTGAGGACATAACGCCTGAAGCACAAAAGGTCGGTTTCGAGAATCCTGCCGAAAATATTGTCATTGAACGCAGCCAGATCGATGAGGTCTACGAAGAGATCATTGGTGGGAACGATGACCTGGAATGTGATATCGCTGCAGTAGGCTGTCCGCATTGTTCTGCAGATGAACTGGAGAACATTGCTAGGCTTCTGGAAAGCAAATCAATTGAAAAGGAACTGTGGGTATGCACTTCAAGGGAAGTTGCCGAGAAGAACGCCGAACTCGTGAAACAGATCGAGCAGAGCGGGGCAAAAGTGCTCTGCGATACATGCATGGTGGTGTCTCCTGCTACGGAAGGTCATAACTGCATGATGGTAAACTCAGGAAAAGCGCTTGCTTACGTTCCGGGAATGTGCAAGGTCGCCGCAAAGATCGGCAGTCTTGAAGAATGCATCAACAAGGTAGGTGGTGGCAATTAA
- a CDS encoding UbiD family decarboxylase, which yields MSFRDFIDHLRASDRLVEVTDPVSKVFEAPRIAKRSNGPVFFHDIDGQKAIMNLLGSRDELADMFGVPKDGIIQRLSEVRPDGEVKIVDSSPTQEVVTEDVDLTKLPLMTHFEKDGGPYITAGVVVSEYDGMMNASIHRLMVAGKDKLAARLVPPRHTFVLHKKASENNEPLPVAIVLGADPAITFASTTRVPAGKEFEYAAALRGAPVELFECENGVKVPHSEIILEGYIDPVERVDEGPFVDITGTYDLVRKEPVIRITKIMHRRDPIYHGILPAGPEHLLMMGVPYEPKIYNAVSEVTTVKNVVLTEGGCCYLHAVVQIEKQTEGDAKNAIMAAFAAHTSLKHVVIVDEDIDIFDMQDVEFAIATRVKGDSDMMIIPNVRGSSLDPRGAPDGTTTKVGIDATKVLAEKENFERAKMPE from the coding sequence ATGAGTTTCAGAGATTTTATCGATCATTTAAGGGCAAGCGACAGGCTTGTTGAGGTCACTGATCCTGTTTCGAAGGTCTTCGAAGCACCAAGAATTGCAAAAAGGAGCAATGGCCCGGTATTTTTCCATGATATTGACGGACAAAAGGCCATCATGAACCTCCTTGGTTCCAGGGATGAGCTTGCTGACATGTTCGGTGTGCCAAAGGATGGAATTATCCAGAGGCTTTCTGAAGTTCGTCCGGATGGGGAAGTAAAGATCGTCGATTCGTCTCCCACACAGGAGGTCGTTACTGAAGATGTCGATCTTACAAAACTTCCACTTATGACACACTTCGAGAAGGACGGCGGACCTTACATCACCGCCGGTGTCGTGGTCTCCGAGTATGACGGAATGATGAACGCATCCATCCACAGGCTCATGGTTGCCGGAAAGGATAAACTGGCAGCAAGGCTGGTCCCGCCACGCCACACCTTTGTCCTGCACAAGAAGGCATCCGAGAACAACGAACCACTGCCTGTGGCTATCGTACTTGGTGCAGACCCGGCGATCACCTTTGCTTCCACTACACGTGTACCTGCCGGAAAGGAATTCGAGTACGCAGCAGCACTCCGGGGTGCACCTGTGGAGCTCTTCGAATGCGAGAACGGCGTCAAGGTACCACACTCAGAGATCATTCTGGAAGGTTACATAGACCCTGTGGAAAGAGTGGACGAAGGTCCTTTCGTGGACATCACAGGAACATACGATCTTGTGCGCAAGGAGCCGGTGATCCGCATCACAAAGATCATGCACAGGCGTGATCCTATCTATCACGGCATTCTCCCGGCTGGTCCGGAACATCTCCTTATGATGGGAGTGCCCTATGAGCCAAAGATCTACAATGCTGTCTCAGAAGTAACTACTGTAAAGAACGTGGTGCTAACCGAAGGCGGTTGCTGCTATTTACATGCTGTTGTCCAGATAGAGAAGCAGACAGAGGGCGATGCAAAGAACGCTATCATGGCTGCATTTGCAGCTCACACAAGTCTCAAGCACGTTGTCATCGTGGACGAGGACATTGACATCTTTGACATGCAGGACGTTGAGTTCGCCATTGCAACACGTGTGAAGGGCGACTCTGACATGATGATCATCCCGAATGTGCGCGGCAGTTCACTTGACCCGAGAGGGGCGCCTGATGGTACCACTACCAAGGTCGGTATCGATGCCACTAAAGTTCTTGCAGAGAAAGAGAACTTCGAACGCGCAAAGATGCCTGAATAA
- a CDS encoding DUF5806 family protein: MNKYEKFKKLENKSYSDVTRFLKKTTHLTAREWIIARLCADFKNLSNRSEMTWIGQNLPELVPFVDEPYTRQEVSNAHAAFKHKVQRSGTTFFYAYYAGLISKEEMIQMIHGIVGDLEKLIETENGEVSDEHMTDVQMIVADALHRINESLDLD, translated from the coding sequence ATGAACAAGTACGAGAAGTTCAAGAAACTGGAAAATAAGAGTTACTCGGATGTGACGCGCTTTCTGAAAAAGACAACTCACCTTACTGCACGTGAATGGATCATTGCCCGCTTATGTGCAGATTTCAAGAACCTTTCGAACCGTTCGGAGATGACCTGGATCGGACAGAACCTGCCGGAACTGGTGCCATTTGTGGACGAACCTTACACCAGGCAGGAGGTTTCCAATGCGCATGCGGCGTTCAAACATAAGGTCCAGCGAAGCGGGACGACCTTCTTCTATGCATATTATGCAGGACTTATCAGTAAGGAAGAAATGATCCAGATGATCCATGGTATCGTGGGGGATCTCGAAAAACTGATAGAGACAGAGAATGGTGAGGTGTCCGACGAGCACATGACCGATGTCCAGATGATCGTCGCGGACGCATTGCATAGGATCAATGAATCTCTTGACCTGGATTGA
- a CDS encoding ABC transporter permease, which produces MKDIFRRKNKLAIAVLGVIVAASAIVAVVTTFSAATDSLYEESTNFGANIIVRPQTDSIPLIAGSTSIGSISTGENYIEQTDIPRIYGIENNANLAVVAPRLYGVAETGNDNIIVMGVDIGQEKILRSWWNVEGEWLSNPEGMEVLLGKDIAIPLGLEVGSTFPLEKNDIFMELEVKGIIESTGGEEDGYIIMPLLTSQKLLDREGKISSIEIRALCNDCPVSEMSRQIEGVLPGIEARAMSQIVQSEMAMIDHTRNSAMAVSFITLLVSTLTVASTMLASVNEKIKEIGIMRAIGASDRQVITMLFIEGALIGMIGGSIGFFAGSLTSYSISPLLGFAEPSPMWELLPLASGISIMVGLVASILPARRALKIDPAEVLRSV; this is translated from the coding sequence TTGAAAGATATCTTCAGACGAAAGAACAAGCTTGCAATAGCCGTATTGGGAGTGATAGTTGCAGCATCTGCTATTGTGGCAGTGGTAACGACATTTTCCGCTGCAACTGATAGCCTTTATGAAGAATCGACCAATTTTGGAGCTAACATTATAGTAAGACCCCAGACCGACTCGATACCCCTGATAGCCGGATCAACATCCATTGGATCGATATCTACCGGTGAGAACTACATCGAACAAACCGACATACCCAGAATATATGGTATTGAGAACAATGCCAATCTTGCCGTTGTGGCCCCACGGCTTTATGGGGTTGCAGAGACCGGGAATGATAATATCATTGTGATGGGAGTGGATATCGGACAGGAGAAGATACTCAGATCATGGTGGAACGTTGAAGGGGAATGGCTTTCCAATCCCGAAGGGATGGAAGTTCTGCTGGGAAAGGATATCGCGATCCCTCTTGGACTTGAGGTCGGTTCTACATTTCCACTTGAGAAAAATGATATTTTCATGGAACTTGAAGTGAAAGGTATCATCGAGAGTACCGGTGGGGAAGAAGACGGATACATCATAATGCCACTTCTGACATCACAAAAGCTTCTTGACAGGGAAGGAAAGATCAGCAGTATTGAGATCCGCGCCCTTTGTAATGATTGTCCGGTCTCGGAAATGAGCAGGCAGATCGAAGGAGTATTGCCCGGAATTGAGGCAAGGGCAATGAGCCAGATAGTGCAAAGCGAGATGGCCATGATAGACCACACCCGAAATTCTGCCATGGCTGTCTCATTTATAACACTGCTTGTAAGCACACTTACCGTAGCCTCCACAATGCTTGCATCCGTTAACGAGAAGATCAAGGAGATAGGCATCATGCGCGCAATTGGGGCCAGTGACCGACAGGTCATAACAATGCTGTTCATAGAAGGCGCCCTGATCGGCATGATAGGCGGAAGTATAGGATTTTTTGCAGGAAGCCTGACGTCTTATTCAATATCCCCGCTATTGGGCTTTGCTGAACCGTCCCCGATGTGGGAGCTCCTGCCACTGGCAAGCGGTATTTCTATTATGGTAGGACTTGTCGCATCTATACTTCCTGCAAGACGTGCTCTTAAGATAGACCCTGCGGAGGTGCTTAGAAGTGTCTGA
- a CDS encoding ABC transporter ATP-binding protein, translated as MSDISIQARGLKKSYNIGSDDIEVLHGIDLDIRSGEFVSIMGQSGSGKTTLMNLIGMLDRPSSGRIVINGIDVTGRPQKKLVEHRRRTVGFVFQQFHLIHSLTAYENVALPLVFAGEKEQRKIVEALERVDLSHRHGHKPSELSGGEQQRVAIARALVMRPDVLLADEPTGALDKETGEMIISLLRTLKEEMTVVMVTHNHDLAAMSDRIINLEDGKLKE; from the coding sequence GTGTCTGACATAAGTATTCAGGCCAGAGGACTCAAAAAGAGCTACAATATAGGGTCCGATGATATTGAAGTACTCCATGGTATTGATCTGGACATCAGAAGTGGAGAATTCGTTTCCATAATGGGCCAGTCCGGCTCGGGAAAGACCACCCTGATGAACCTTATCGGCATGCTTGACAGGCCGAGCAGCGGGAGAATAGTAATAAACGGAATTGATGTTACTGGGAGGCCACAGAAAAAACTGGTGGAACACAGAAGAAGGACGGTTGGTTTCGTTTTTCAGCAGTTCCACCTGATACATTCCCTAACAGCATACGAGAACGTTGCATTGCCCCTTGTATTTGCAGGAGAAAAAGAACAACGAAAGATAGTCGAAGCTCTGGAGAGAGTGGACCTTTCACACAGGCATGGCCACAAGCCATCCGAGCTTAGCGGTGGGGAGCAGCAAAGGGTAGCAATAGCCAGGGCATTGGTGATGAGACCTGACGTTCTCCTTGCCGATGAGCCTACAGGAGCCCTGGATAAAGAAACGGGAGAGATGATCATCTCACTCCTGAGGACCCTAAAAGAAGAAATGACAGTTGTAATGGTCACACATAATCATGATCTTGCTGCGATGTCGGACAGGATCATCAATCTAGAGGACGGAAAATTAAAGGAATGA
- a CDS encoding Fe-S-containing protein, producing MNTKITAYIVLVAIAVVFAAGCVDEGAQATTPDIPVSATWIEPQVTADTVVIPVQAIEENLNTHFKVETTAGEIAVMAYVLENEIVLRSNVCPPCGSIGFSLQNDILVCDACRTTFDAATGQGMQGACVDYPKEDIPYIESEGNIMIGINDIVTAHMNTVQRG from the coding sequence ATGAACACTAAAATAACAGCTTACATAGTATTAGTTGCAATTGCAGTGGTTTTTGCTGCCGGTTGTGTCGATGAAGGTGCACAGGCAACAACCCCGGATATACCGGTTTCTGCCACATGGATAGAACCACAGGTAACCGCCGATACGGTTGTGATACCTGTTCAGGCCATAGAGGAAAACCTGAACACGCACTTCAAAGTTGAAACAACTGCAGGAGAGATAGCAGTAATGGCTTACGTGCTCGAGAACGAGATCGTTCTCCGGTCCAATGTTTGCCCTCCCTGTGGATCAATTGGTTTTAGCCTTCAGAATGACATTCTTGTCTGTGACGCCTGCCGAACAACCTTTGATGCAGCAACCGGACAGGGAATGCAGGGAGCGTGTGTCGATTATCCGAAAGAGGATATCCCCTACATAGAATCAGAAGGGAACATTATGATAGGAATCAATGATATCGTGACAGCCCACATGAATACAGTACAAAGGGGATGA
- a CDS encoding universal stress protein — MKLLLPTDGSTYSENAAMVAGRIAKKHNAEIVIVHVVEDKGLGRKSWRESGAEQVTSSIKEKLVSMGCEESKLHAEIVDGNAPEKIVKTARMHNVDRIIIGTSGHTGIKKIMGSVTQKVLQISDTLVLVVPPDYKIEA; from the coding sequence ATGAAACTATTACTACCAACCGATGGTTCCACTTATTCAGAGAACGCTGCAATGGTTGCAGGCAGGATCGCAAAGAAACACAATGCAGAGATAGTAATAGTCCATGTAGTGGAAGACAAGGGCCTTGGAAGGAAATCATGGAGAGAAAGCGGTGCGGAACAGGTCACCAGCTCCATCAAGGAGAAACTGGTCTCAATGGGATGTGAAGAATCAAAACTTCATGCCGAGATCGTGGACGGGAATGCACCGGAAAAGATAGTAAAGACCGCCAGGATGCATAACGTTGACAGAATAATCATCGGCACCAGCGGACATACAGGCATAAAGAAGATCATGGGATCGGTCACACAGAAAGTGCTTCAGATCTCTGATACGCTTGTTCTTGTAGTACCCCCTGATTACAAAATAGAGGCCTGA
- a CDS encoding sugar phosphate isomerase/epimerase family protein, which produces MMIGASSFAGELKELDDHVQSVELYMPKLGVYEGSKLQKERLEMILDELSTCDLQTSMHAHYFADVPTYPKELVVDTASMGEMHFTLMEECIELAGRLGTKAVVMHPGRVGDDREASLKRMVSNLGRLAAFASENNVMIGLENKEATDPGNLCCEAEELLKVVDAVNSPNLGVTFDVGHANLTCEGDSERLAAFVRTISDHVVHVHLHDNYGYWTSNYDGDEHMAPGSGNIDYSVLKGLNGYKGIYNLEVFSMDDVLAGKKVIGEYVMP; this is translated from the coding sequence ATGATGATAGGTGCGTCTTCCTTTGCCGGTGAGCTAAAGGAACTGGATGATCATGTACAGTCAGTTGAACTCTATATGCCAAAACTTGGTGTCTATGAAGGTTCGAAACTTCAGAAGGAAAGGCTTGAAATGATACTGGACGAGCTTTCAACATGTGACCTGCAGACATCCATGCACGCGCACTATTTTGCGGATGTCCCCACATATCCCAAAGAACTTGTTGTGGACACTGCTTCAATGGGTGAAATGCACTTTACCCTGATGGAGGAGTGTATAGAACTTGCAGGAAGACTTGGTACGAAAGCGGTTGTAATGCATCCTGGGAGGGTTGGGGATGACAGGGAAGCTTCTCTGAAAAGGATGGTATCCAACCTTGGTCGACTTGCTGCATTTGCATCCGAGAACAACGTCATGATCGGTCTTGAGAACAAGGAAGCCACCGACCCCGGCAACCTCTGCTGTGAAGCTGAGGAGTTGTTAAAGGTAGTAGATGCGGTAAATTCTCCGAATCTCGGGGTCACTTTTGATGTAGGGCATGCAAATCTCACATGCGAAGGTGATTCTGAAAGACTGGCTGCTTTTGTGAGGACGATCTCAGATCATGTGGTGCATGTTCACCTGCATGACAATTATGGTTACTGGACCTCCAATTATGATGGCGACGAACACATGGCGCCTGGAAGCGGTAACATCGATTATTCTGTCCTTAAAGGGCTTAACGGTTACAAGGGAATATACAACCTGGAAGTGTTTTCCATGGATGATGTCCTTGCCGGGAAAAAAGTGATAGGCGAATATGTAATGCCTTAA
- a CDS encoding peptidase U32 family protein yields the protein MKLYVPHVGHFEGLEELLNGSDNIYAVYMAGSPDYIGTGRTNLSAPKLDEIAEQTEYAHSKGVKMEVVLNSSCMGGQQLTPEGYRAIDWYFDKLNTIGIDSITVADPYIVEMLAKDYDMDVVVSVLSFVDTPQKAEFYEQLGATTIVVDPAVNRHFDKLEAIRDTVSCKLKLLVNEACLYQCPFRYAHFNFFSHANGPGPKPNVLDDYYYYKCLSLRIKDPQQIIKSPWIRPEDLKEYKHITDTFKIGGRTHFVNWILNNVEAYANERYDGNLMDLLDSIKDLKDTFYIPNSELDGAIEQWKKCDKVCHKCGYCKRLAEKAIYTYSGSGDDIRKIPLGPVGDRK from the coding sequence ATGAAGCTGTATGTACCACATGTCGGTCATTTTGAAGGACTTGAGGAGCTTTTGAACGGTTCAGATAATATCTATGCCGTCTATATGGCAGGGTCACCTGACTACATAGGTACCGGAAGGACGAACCTGAGCGCTCCGAAGCTCGATGAGATAGCAGAGCAGACTGAGTACGCACATTCAAAAGGCGTGAAAATGGAGGTCGTGCTGAACAGCTCCTGTATGGGAGGACAGCAACTAACTCCGGAAGGTTATCGCGCCATTGACTGGTATTTTGATAAACTAAACACCATCGGGATCGATTCCATAACCGTTGCCGATCCGTACATTGTGGAAATGCTGGCAAAGGATTATGATATGGATGTTGTGGTCTCAGTACTTTCATTCGTTGACACACCGCAAAAGGCAGAGTTCTATGAACAGCTGGGAGCTACCACCATTGTCGTGGACCCTGCGGTGAACAGGCATTTCGACAAGCTGGAAGCCATCAGGGATACTGTCTCCTGCAAGCTCAAGCTGCTTGTCAATGAAGCATGCCTCTACCAGTGCCCATTCAGGTACGCTCACTTCAATTTCTTTTCACATGCCAACGGCCCGGGCCCTAAACCAAATGTCCTTGACGATTATTACTACTACAAGTGCCTTTCCTTGAGGATAAAGGACCCGCAGCAGATAATAAAATCACCATGGATCAGGCCTGAGGACCTGAAGGAGTACAAGCATATCACCGATACTTTCAAGATCGGGGGGCGCACTCATTTCGTAAACTGGATCCTCAACAACGTCGAAGCATACGCCAATGAGAGATATGATGGAAACCTCATGGACCTGCTGGACAGCATAAAGGACCTGAAGGATACATTTTATATACCGAATAGTGAGCTGGACGGCGCTATTGAACAATGGAAGAAATGCGACAAAGTGTGCCACAAATGCGGATACTGCAAACGCCTTGCTGAAAAGGCCATATACACGTATTCCGGAAGCGGTGACGACATCCGGAAGATCCCACTGGGACCAGTAGGAGATAGAAAATGA
- a CDS encoding DUF5402 family protein: MSMTQELLKARTSLENNLRELLGIPVFLIEMDAFALPCGCGGVTINTRGLQLDDLEIFEEHILKYLTDTVTSLEIEPSFLFARLIPGTAEVASINARILCSSCYMDFGRGSGKQPRPDIYIMRFDRRE; this comes from the coding sequence ATGAGCATGACACAAGAACTGCTGAAAGCGCGCACGTCCCTGGAGAACAACCTGAGGGAACTCTTAGGAATCCCTGTATTCCTGATAGAAATGGATGCCTTTGCACTCCCATGCGGATGCGGTGGTGTCACTATCAACACCAGAGGACTGCAGCTGGATGACCTGGAGATATTCGAAGAGCATATACTCAAGTATCTGACTGACACAGTAACATCACTTGAAATAGAACCATCTTTTCTTTTTGCACGCCTTATTCCCGGCACTGCAGAGGTCGCTTCGATCAATGCAAGGATACTGTGCAGCAGCTGCTACATGGACTTTGGACGGGGAAGCGGGAAGCAGCCAAGGCCTGACATTTATATCATGAGATTTGACAGAAGGGAATGA
- the mtrE gene encoding tetrahydromethanopterin S-methyltransferase subunit E: MEPLMGMGVLALMGAAATIAGTTEDLESDVGSQSNPNSQVQLAPQMMYPHRIYNKAISGEPPSNALICAIGGTVASVMMTAGLSVVFALAIGALIATAVHGTYAITSYMGRTASQKRFRQPIYLDILRSHTPVIMGYAYITTFCILVVSYIMVAVLGHPFPLALIAFIWGITVGAIGSSTGDVHYGAEREFQSVEFGSGLNAANSGNIVRKGEAGLRNGMDNSWFCAKFGGPVTGLAFGMTVFLSGWITAVFDPAIGAGWGWLSVVAGAILVLLMIIWNRRIEVAAREAYGPYKEDEEVAA; the protein is encoded by the coding sequence ATGGAACCACTCATGGGCATGGGTGTTTTAGCACTTATGGGTGCTGCCGCAACTATTGCTGGCACAACTGAGGATCTTGAATCTGATGTAGGATCCCAGAGTAACCCAAACTCACAAGTGCAACTCGCACCCCAGATGATGTATCCACACAGGATCTATAACAAAGCAATTTCCGGTGAACCACCATCGAATGCATTGATCTGTGCAATTGGCGGAACCGTGGCATCTGTAATGATGACCGCTGGTCTGTCAGTGGTCTTTGCTCTCGCTATCGGTGCGCTCATTGCTACAGCAGTACATGGAACATATGCTATTACGTCATACATGGGACGTACTGCAAGTCAGAAACGTTTCAGACAACCAATCTATCTTGATATTCTCAGGTCACACACGCCCGTGATCATGGGATATGCATACATTACGACATTCTGTATCCTTGTTGTATCATACATTATGGTAGCTGTTCTCGGACATCCTTTCCCACTTGCACTCATTGCATTCATTTGGGGAATCACTGTCGGAGCTATCGGTTCATCAACAGGTGATGTTCACTATGGTGCAGAACGTGAATTCCAGAGCGTTGAGTTCGGATCCGGTCTTAATGCTGCAAACTCCGGTAACATTGTAAGGAAAGGAGAAGCAGGACTTAGAAACGGTATGGACAACTCATGGTTCTGTGCAAAGTTCGGCGGACCTGTAACAGGTCTCGCATTCGGTATGACCGTTTTCTTAAGCGGTTGGATCACAGCAGTTTTTGACCCTGCAATAGGTGCAGGCTGGGGCTGGCTTTCAGTTGTTGCAGGAGCTATTCTTGTATTACTTATGATCATCTGGAACAGAAGGATCGAAGTCGCAGCACGTGAGGCATACGGACCTTACAAGGAAGACGAGGAGGTAGCTGCATGA